One window of Biomphalaria glabrata chromosome 6, xgBioGlab47.1, whole genome shotgun sequence genomic DNA carries:
- the LOC106057510 gene encoding transcription initiation factor TFIID subunit 13-like, with the protein MADCGDKDSTTEFDDDDIEEDAPLEKRKKIFSKELRCMMYGFGDDQNPYTESVDLLEDLVVDYITEMTKKAMEIGKSGRIIVEDIIFLIRKDPKKYSRVKELLLMSEELRKARKAFDEIKYATTK; encoded by the exons atggcTGACTGTGGGGATAAAGACAGCACTACAGAg ttcgatgatgatgatattgaaGAGGATGCTCCACTTGAAAAACGAAAAAAGATTTTCTCTAAagaat tGCGTTGTATGATGTATGGCTTTGGAGATGATCAGAATCCCTACACAGAATCTGTTGACTTGCTGGAGGATCTTGTTGTAGATTACATTACTGAAATG ACCAAAAAAGCCATGGAAATTGGAAAGTCTGGAAGAATAATTGTTGAAGATATCATATTTCTTATCCGCAAAGATCCCAAAAAATATTCCAGAGTTAAGGAACTTTTATTGATGAGTGAGGAACTCAGAAAAGCAAGGAAAGCTTTTGATGAAATCAAATATGCTACAACAAAATGA
- the LOC106057508 gene encoding synaptic vesicle glycoprotein 2C-like isoform X1, translating into MPKDYFLSLEGDDSLDFQSDEEEELSMMDTDVDEKSSLLSGHESYNESGTRKVSGERRKAVIYEEALHMCGFGKFHIFLLFMCGWAVSSDAIEVLSVSFLLPAATCDLSLSSDDKGWLNAVVFLGMMVGGYFWGSLADKWGRRNILIWSLLVNGIGNLGSSVSQVFWLFLICRFFSGVGVGGSMPVVFTYYTEFQHKSRRGAMISLLATFWMTGNIVAAGLAWIVIPREYLSFYSGDFIFNSWRVFVALCTLPSLTAGAMFVLMPESPKYLLQKGKEQDAIAVLKQVHSVNKSSKPFQLEFLVLSEEDIEGCSNLKICESGFYQKLKSTSSQLIQSTLRLFGLSLRRTTITLLLINFSLAFGYYGLFLWFPELFNRIDKYGGSFCDSKSGNSTDNNTICQPGNNVYIDSFLTSISNLPGNILSIFIVERVGRKPLLASSMVLSGLSVFFLWFVKERWQSVLMSCLFGAISVVGFNMLDVLQTELFPTEVRSTSFGVQTAALRVGAILGNVIFGLLVDTYCAVPMFLVAGLLAFGGLASLILPKTTGIDIH; encoded by the exons ATGCCTAAagattattttctttctttggaAGGAGATGACAGTCTGG ATTTTCAAAGTGATGAGGAGGAAGAGTTGTCTATGATGGATACTGATGTGGATGAGAAAAGCTCACTTCTCAGCGGACATGAGAGCTACAATGAGTCTGGTACAAGAAAAG TTTCAGGGGAGAGAAGAAAGGCTGTTATCTATGAAGAGGCGCTCCACATGTGTG GTTTTGGAAAGTTTCATATTTTCTTGCTGTTCATGTGTGGATGGGCAGTGTCCAGTGATGCGATTGAAGTGCTGAGTGTCAGTTTCCTGCTTCCAGCTGCCACCTGTGACCTGTCACTGTCATCTGATGATAAAGGATGGTTGAATGCTGTTGTGTTCTTAG GAATGATGGTTGGAGGATATTTCTGGGGATCCTTGGCTGACAAATGGGgaagaagaaatattttgatttgGTCATTATTAGTCAATGGAATCGGCAACTTGGGATCCAGTGTTTCACAAGTGTTTTGGCTTTTTCTTATCTGTCGATTTTTTAGTGGTGTAGG TGTAGGTGGAAGTATGCCGGTAGTGTTCACATATTATACAGAGTTTCAACACAAATCCAGGAGGGGTGCAATGATCAGCCTTCTAGCCACATTCTGGATGACTGGAAATATCGTAGCTGCTG GATTGGCTTGGATTGTCATCCCCAGAGAGTACCTAAGTTTTTATTCGGGTGACTTTATATTTAACAGCTGGAGAGTGTTTGTTGCCCTCTGCACATTGCCTAGCCTTACTGCAGGGGCAATGTTTGTTTTGATGCCTGAGAGCCCAAAGTACCTCTTGCAG AAAGGCAAAGAGCAAGATGCTATTGCAGTGTTGAAACAAGTACATTCTGTGAATAAAAGTTCTAAACCATTCCAG CTGGAATTTCTTGTACTCAGTGAAGAAGATATAGAAGGCTGTTCAAACCTTAAAATTTGTGAATCTGGTTTTTATCAAAAGCTCAAGTCAACTTCTAGTCAG CTGATACAGTCCACTCTTCGCTTGTTTGGATTATCTCTAAGGAGAACAACCATCACACTTCTTCTTATTAACTTTTCATTAGCCTTTGG gtACTATGGTCTGTTTCTCTGGTTCCCAGAGTTGTTCAACAGAATTGATAAATATGGAGGAAGTTTTTGTGATTCTAAG aGTGGCAATAGTACAGATAATAACACAATTTGCCAACCTGGCAATAATGTTTACATAGATAGTTTTCTGACCTCAATCTCCAACTTACCTGGAAATATACTCTCCATATTTATTGTAGAAAGAGTCGGACGTAAACCATTACTGG CTTCCAGCATGGTTCTCTCTGGCCTGTCCGTTTTCTTTCTGTGGTTTGTAAAGGAGCGCTGGCAAAGTGTGCTGATGTCTTGCTTGTTTGGTGCCATATCAGTTGTAGGGTTCAACATGCTAGATGTCCTCCAGACTGAATTGTTTCCTACTGAAGTTAG GTCTACCTCGTTTGGTGTCCAGACAGCTGCTCTTCGTGTTGGTGCCATTCTTGGAAATGTGATATTTGGGCTTTTAGTGGATACATACTGTGCTGTGCCCATGTTTCTTGTGGCTGGACTCCTGGCTTTTGGTGGACTGGCTAGTCTCATACTGCCCAAAACCACAGGCATTGATATTCATTAA
- the LOC106057508 gene encoding synaptic vesicle glycoprotein 2C-like isoform X2, translating to MEGWSGKTLTEDFQSDEEEELSMMDTDVDEKSSLLSGHESYNESGTRKVSGERRKAVIYEEALHMCGFGKFHIFLLFMCGWAVSSDAIEVLSVSFLLPAATCDLSLSSDDKGWLNAVVFLGMMVGGYFWGSLADKWGRRNILIWSLLVNGIGNLGSSVSQVFWLFLICRFFSGVGVGGSMPVVFTYYTEFQHKSRRGAMISLLATFWMTGNIVAAGLAWIVIPREYLSFYSGDFIFNSWRVFVALCTLPSLTAGAMFVLMPESPKYLLQKGKEQDAIAVLKQVHSVNKSSKPFQLEFLVLSEEDIEGCSNLKICESGFYQKLKSTSSQLIQSTLRLFGLSLRRTTITLLLINFSLAFGYYGLFLWFPELFNRIDKYGGSFCDSKSGNSTDNNTICQPGNNVYIDSFLTSISNLPGNILSIFIVERVGRKPLLASSMVLSGLSVFFLWFVKERWQSVLMSCLFGAISVVGFNMLDVLQTELFPTEVRSTSFGVQTAALRVGAILGNVIFGLLVDTYCAVPMFLVAGLLAFGGLASLILPKTTGIDIH from the exons ATGGAGGGGTGGAGCGGAAAAACACTAACAGAAG ATTTTCAAAGTGATGAGGAGGAAGAGTTGTCTATGATGGATACTGATGTGGATGAGAAAAGCTCACTTCTCAGCGGACATGAGAGCTACAATGAGTCTGGTACAAGAAAAG TTTCAGGGGAGAGAAGAAAGGCTGTTATCTATGAAGAGGCGCTCCACATGTGTG GTTTTGGAAAGTTTCATATTTTCTTGCTGTTCATGTGTGGATGGGCAGTGTCCAGTGATGCGATTGAAGTGCTGAGTGTCAGTTTCCTGCTTCCAGCTGCCACCTGTGACCTGTCACTGTCATCTGATGATAAAGGATGGTTGAATGCTGTTGTGTTCTTAG GAATGATGGTTGGAGGATATTTCTGGGGATCCTTGGCTGACAAATGGGgaagaagaaatattttgatttgGTCATTATTAGTCAATGGAATCGGCAACTTGGGATCCAGTGTTTCACAAGTGTTTTGGCTTTTTCTTATCTGTCGATTTTTTAGTGGTGTAGG TGTAGGTGGAAGTATGCCGGTAGTGTTCACATATTATACAGAGTTTCAACACAAATCCAGGAGGGGTGCAATGATCAGCCTTCTAGCCACATTCTGGATGACTGGAAATATCGTAGCTGCTG GATTGGCTTGGATTGTCATCCCCAGAGAGTACCTAAGTTTTTATTCGGGTGACTTTATATTTAACAGCTGGAGAGTGTTTGTTGCCCTCTGCACATTGCCTAGCCTTACTGCAGGGGCAATGTTTGTTTTGATGCCTGAGAGCCCAAAGTACCTCTTGCAG AAAGGCAAAGAGCAAGATGCTATTGCAGTGTTGAAACAAGTACATTCTGTGAATAAAAGTTCTAAACCATTCCAG CTGGAATTTCTTGTACTCAGTGAAGAAGATATAGAAGGCTGTTCAAACCTTAAAATTTGTGAATCTGGTTTTTATCAAAAGCTCAAGTCAACTTCTAGTCAG CTGATACAGTCCACTCTTCGCTTGTTTGGATTATCTCTAAGGAGAACAACCATCACACTTCTTCTTATTAACTTTTCATTAGCCTTTGG gtACTATGGTCTGTTTCTCTGGTTCCCAGAGTTGTTCAACAGAATTGATAAATATGGAGGAAGTTTTTGTGATTCTAAG aGTGGCAATAGTACAGATAATAACACAATTTGCCAACCTGGCAATAATGTTTACATAGATAGTTTTCTGACCTCAATCTCCAACTTACCTGGAAATATACTCTCCATATTTATTGTAGAAAGAGTCGGACGTAAACCATTACTGG CTTCCAGCATGGTTCTCTCTGGCCTGTCCGTTTTCTTTCTGTGGTTTGTAAAGGAGCGCTGGCAAAGTGTGCTGATGTCTTGCTTGTTTGGTGCCATATCAGTTGTAGGGTTCAACATGCTAGATGTCCTCCAGACTGAATTGTTTCCTACTGAAGTTAG GTCTACCTCGTTTGGTGTCCAGACAGCTGCTCTTCGTGTTGGTGCCATTCTTGGAAATGTGATATTTGGGCTTTTAGTGGATACATACTGTGCTGTGCCCATGTTTCTTGTGGCTGGACTCCTGGCTTTTGGTGGACTGGCTAGTCTCATACTGCCCAAAACCACAGGCATTGATATTCATTAA
- the LOC106057508 gene encoding synaptic vesicle glycoprotein 2C-like isoform X3 produces MMDTDVDEKSSLLSGHESYNESGTRKVSGERRKAVIYEEALHMCGFGKFHIFLLFMCGWAVSSDAIEVLSVSFLLPAATCDLSLSSDDKGWLNAVVFLGMMVGGYFWGSLADKWGRRNILIWSLLVNGIGNLGSSVSQVFWLFLICRFFSGVGVGGSMPVVFTYYTEFQHKSRRGAMISLLATFWMTGNIVAAGLAWIVIPREYLSFYSGDFIFNSWRVFVALCTLPSLTAGAMFVLMPESPKYLLQKGKEQDAIAVLKQVHSVNKSSKPFQLEFLVLSEEDIEGCSNLKICESGFYQKLKSTSSQLIQSTLRLFGLSLRRTTITLLLINFSLAFGYYGLFLWFPELFNRIDKYGGSFCDSKSGNSTDNNTICQPGNNVYIDSFLTSISNLPGNILSIFIVERVGRKPLLASSMVLSGLSVFFLWFVKERWQSVLMSCLFGAISVVGFNMLDVLQTELFPTEVRSTSFGVQTAALRVGAILGNVIFGLLVDTYCAVPMFLVAGLLAFGGLASLILPKTTGIDIH; encoded by the exons ATGATGGATACTGATGTGGATGAGAAAAGCTCACTTCTCAGCGGACATGAGAGCTACAATGAGTCTGGTACAAGAAAAG TTTCAGGGGAGAGAAGAAAGGCTGTTATCTATGAAGAGGCGCTCCACATGTGTG GTTTTGGAAAGTTTCATATTTTCTTGCTGTTCATGTGTGGATGGGCAGTGTCCAGTGATGCGATTGAAGTGCTGAGTGTCAGTTTCCTGCTTCCAGCTGCCACCTGTGACCTGTCACTGTCATCTGATGATAAAGGATGGTTGAATGCTGTTGTGTTCTTAG GAATGATGGTTGGAGGATATTTCTGGGGATCCTTGGCTGACAAATGGGgaagaagaaatattttgatttgGTCATTATTAGTCAATGGAATCGGCAACTTGGGATCCAGTGTTTCACAAGTGTTTTGGCTTTTTCTTATCTGTCGATTTTTTAGTGGTGTAGG TGTAGGTGGAAGTATGCCGGTAGTGTTCACATATTATACAGAGTTTCAACACAAATCCAGGAGGGGTGCAATGATCAGCCTTCTAGCCACATTCTGGATGACTGGAAATATCGTAGCTGCTG GATTGGCTTGGATTGTCATCCCCAGAGAGTACCTAAGTTTTTATTCGGGTGACTTTATATTTAACAGCTGGAGAGTGTTTGTTGCCCTCTGCACATTGCCTAGCCTTACTGCAGGGGCAATGTTTGTTTTGATGCCTGAGAGCCCAAAGTACCTCTTGCAG AAAGGCAAAGAGCAAGATGCTATTGCAGTGTTGAAACAAGTACATTCTGTGAATAAAAGTTCTAAACCATTCCAG CTGGAATTTCTTGTACTCAGTGAAGAAGATATAGAAGGCTGTTCAAACCTTAAAATTTGTGAATCTGGTTTTTATCAAAAGCTCAAGTCAACTTCTAGTCAG CTGATACAGTCCACTCTTCGCTTGTTTGGATTATCTCTAAGGAGAACAACCATCACACTTCTTCTTATTAACTTTTCATTAGCCTTTGG gtACTATGGTCTGTTTCTCTGGTTCCCAGAGTTGTTCAACAGAATTGATAAATATGGAGGAAGTTTTTGTGATTCTAAG aGTGGCAATAGTACAGATAATAACACAATTTGCCAACCTGGCAATAATGTTTACATAGATAGTTTTCTGACCTCAATCTCCAACTTACCTGGAAATATACTCTCCATATTTATTGTAGAAAGAGTCGGACGTAAACCATTACTGG CTTCCAGCATGGTTCTCTCTGGCCTGTCCGTTTTCTTTCTGTGGTTTGTAAAGGAGCGCTGGCAAAGTGTGCTGATGTCTTGCTTGTTTGGTGCCATATCAGTTGTAGGGTTCAACATGCTAGATGTCCTCCAGACTGAATTGTTTCCTACTGAAGTTAG GTCTACCTCGTTTGGTGTCCAGACAGCTGCTCTTCGTGTTGGTGCCATTCTTGGAAATGTGATATTTGGGCTTTTAGTGGATACATACTGTGCTGTGCCCATGTTTCTTGTGGCTGGACTCCTGGCTTTTGGTGGACTGGCTAGTCTCATACTGCCCAAAACCACAGGCATTGATATTCATTAA